The sequence GGTAATTATTATTTTATCCATTTTAAATTCCCGCTTTAAGTATTCTTGAAAGATTTGAGTAATCTTTAAGAATTTCTATATTTTTAAAACCTTTGTTTTGAAATATATTTTTTATTTCTCCGGCTTTATTGGCGTTTAATTCAAGAAATATTAATCCGCCGCCGTTTAAATATTTGGCGGATTCGGCTGCAATTTTTTTGTAAAAAAACAATCCGTCTTCGTCTGCCGTTAAAGCTGTTTTCGGTTCGTATTTTAATTCCGGCTCTAAAGTTTTATACTCTGTTTCCGACACATATGGAGGATTGGAAACAATTATATCAAATTTCTTGTCTTTCAAACTTTCAAACATATCGCTTAAAATAAATTCCGTGTTCGGCGCGCGGTTATAAATTGCGTTTTCTTTGGCAATTTCCAAAGCATTTTTGCTGATGTCTGCCGCCGTAATTTTTTCAAATTTTCCGGATTTTGCCAAACTTACCGCTATGCAGCCCGAACCGGCGCATAAATCCAAAACTATTTTTTTGCCGTCTATTTTTAAAACCTCTTCAACCAAAAGTTCGGTTTCGGCACGGGGAATTAAAACGTTTTTATTTACTTTAAACTCATACTGCATAAAACCGCAAAAACCCGTAATGTAAGCCGCGGGTTCTCTTTTTGAACGTCTTAAAATATATTCTTCATAAAGCGAGATTTCAGTTTCGGAAAGGTTATTATTTCTTATGAGAGGAAGTTTTGATCTTTTAACTTTTAATACCGCGCTTAAAAGAACTTCAGCGTCGGATTTTGCTTGCGCTAAATTAAAAGATTCTAAAAACTTTTGAGCGCTTTGAAGAAGAGAAAAGATATTTGTAGTTTTTAACTGCATACCCCTTGCCCTCTTGCTTTGCAAGTCCCTCTCCCGCAAGCGGCGAGGGTATAACAAACTAAACTTTATCCGCTTTTAACTTTGCTTGCGTATCAGCCTCTATAAGTTTGTTTACAAGTTCCGCTAAATCGCCGTCCATAACTTCGCTGATGTTATAGACGCTGTAGCCTATTCTGTGGTCTGTTATTCTGTTTTGAGGAAAGTTATAAGTTCTTATTTTTTCGGATCTGTCGCCGGTGCCTACCTGCGCTTTTCTTTCGTCGGAAAGCATTTTTTCGTGCTCAAGAACTTTTTGTTCGTAAAGTTTTGCTCTTAAAACTTTAAAAGCTTTGGCTCTGTTTTTTATTTGGCTTCTCTCGTCTTGACAGGCAACAACAAGCCCTGTAGGCAAATGCGTTATGCGGATTGCGGAATCCGTTTTATTTACGTGCTGACCGCCCGCGCCCGAAGCTCTGTAAGTATCAATGCGCAGCTCGTCCATTTTTATTTCAAGATCCACCTCTTGCGCTTCGGGAAGCACTGCAACGGTAACGGCAGACGTATGAACTCTGCCGGAAGCTTCTGTTTCCGGAACGCGCTGAACTCTGTGCGCGCCTCTTTCAAATTTATAATAGCGCCAAACTCTGTCGCCGTTAACTTCAAAAACAACTTCTTTATATCCGCCAAGCCCCGTAGGGTTTGAATCTATAACTTCATGCTTCCAGCCGTTTCTTTCGGCAAACCTTGTGTACATTCTGTACAAATCGCCCACAAAAAGAGCGGCTTCATCCCCGCCGGTACCTGCGCGAATTTCAAGAATAATATTTTTATTTTCGTGAGGGTCAGGCGGTATAAGCAAAACTTTAATTTCGGATTCTATTAAATCTTTTTTCTTTACCAAATCGTCATACTCCGCCGACGCCATCTCTTTTATTTCGGCATCATCGGATTTTTTTAACTCTTCGGCGTCTTTTATTTCGGTTAGAAGTTTGGAATACTGAATATATTTTTCCGACAAAGGAAGAAGATAAGAATGCTGTTTTGTAAGCTCGCGGTATTCGTCTTGTTTTGTAACTACGGACGAATCGCCAAGTTTAGCTTCAACTTCTTTAAACTGTTCGTTTAATGATTTTAATTTTTCTAAAAACATAATTTATATCCGATTTGATTACTTTGCTATTGCGGAACCGTCAAAAAAATATGACAGAACCGTCTTTTACAACGGTTCTGTCATCATATATTTTTTCTTATTTATTTCTTTGCTTTTTCTTCTTTCTTTGCCGCAGGTTTTGCTTTTTTCGGCGAAGTCGTAAGAATTTTTCCGAGAGTTTTCTTCGCAACCGCAGCTTTCTTTACAACTTTCTTCTTTACTACAGTCTTGCCTTCTGTTTTTGCAAAACGTTTCTGGAACTTCTCAACTCGTCCCGCAGTATCTATAAGCTTCTGCTTACCGGTAAAAAACGGGTGGCAGTTAGAACATATTTCAAGCTTAATAACGGGTTTTGTTGAACGCGTTTTAAAAGTATATCCGCACGCACAAGATACTGTGCTTTCCTGATAGTTTGGGTGAATTCCTTCTTTCATTTCTAAACTTCTCCTTTTTTATAAAAATGCTTGAAGATTATACATTATTAAAGGATTTTAGTCAACTTTTAACTATTATACCCCTAACTCCATCTGCTTGAGAAAATCTTTGTTGGATTTTGAAGTAAGCAGGCGTTTTGAGAGCTCTTCCATAACTTCTATGGAGTTCATAGAGTTCATCCATTTTCTTAAAATCCACATTTTGTTCTTTTCGTCGTCGCTTAAGAGAAGTTCTTCTTTTCTGGTGCCCGAACGCAGTAAATCTATGGCGGGGAAAACTCTTCTGTCCGCAAGTTTTCTGTCAAGGTAAATTTCGCAGTTGCCGGTTCCCTTAAACTCTTCAAATATTACGTCGTCCATGCGGCTGCCGGTTTCAACAAGCGCGGTGCCGATAATTGTAAGGCTGCCGCCTTCTTCAATATTTCTTGCGGCGCCGAAAAATCTTTTAGGTCTTTGAAGCGCGTTTGAATCTAAACCGCCCGACAAAACTCTGCCGCTTGACGGTATTGCAGTGTTGTAAGCTCTTGCGAGCCTTGTTATTGAATCTAAAAGCACAACGACATCTTTGCCGTTTTCAACAATTCTTTTAGCTTTTTCTATAACCATTTCGGCAACCTGAATATGTCTGTCCGACGGTTCGTCAAAAGTAGAAGAAACAACTTCTCCTTTTACCGAACGCTGCATGTCGGTAACTTCTTCGGGGCGCTCGTCAATTAAAAGAACCATTAAAACTATATCCGGATTATTTTCCGTTATTGCGTTTGCAATTTTTTGAAGCAAAACCGTTTTTCCCGTGCGGGGCTGGGCGTTTATTAAAACTCTTTGCCCTTTACCTATAGGCACAAGCATATCTATAATTCTTGTTGACACTTCTCTCTGCGTAGTTTCCAAAACTATTTTTTTATTAGGATACAGAGGCGTTAAATTGTCAAAAAGCGGACGCTCTCTGATATTTTCAAGTTTTTCCTGTCCGTTTACGGATTTAACCTGAAGCAAGGCGAAAAATCTTTCCTGCTCCTTGGGAGGGCGAACGTAACCGGCTACGGTATCGCCTTTTCTTAAAGCAAATTTTTTAATTTGCGACGGAGAAATATAAATATCGTCCGGAC is a genomic window of Endomicrobium proavitum containing:
- the prfA gene encoding peptide chain release factor 1; the encoded protein is MFLEKLKSLNEQFKEVEAKLGDSSVVTKQDEYRELTKQHSYLLPLSEKYIQYSKLLTEIKDAEELKKSDDAEIKEMASAEYDDLVKKKDLIESEIKVLLIPPDPHENKNIILEIRAGTGGDEAALFVGDLYRMYTRFAERNGWKHEVIDSNPTGLGGYKEVVFEVNGDRVWRYYKFERGAHRVQRVPETEASGRVHTSAVTVAVLPEAQEVDLEIKMDELRIDTYRASGAGGQHVNKTDSAIRITHLPTGLVVACQDERSQIKNRAKAFKVLRAKLYEQKVLEHEKMLSDERKAQVGTGDRSEKIRTYNFPQNRITDHRIGYSVYNISEVMDGDLAELVNKLIEADTQAKLKADKV
- the rho gene encoding transcription termination factor Rho, which gives rise to MDITVLSKRTMSDLTKLAKDLKLDSVAGLRKQELIAKILEAQTKENNLVYDEGVLEILPDGFGFLRSPDYNYLPGPDDIYISPSQIKKFALRKGDTVAGYVRPPKEQERFFALLQVKSVNGQEKLENIRERPLFDNLTPLYPNKKIVLETTQREVSTRIIDMLVPIGKGQRVLINAQPRTGKTVLLQKIANAITENNPDIVLMVLLIDERPEEVTDMQRSVKGEVVSSTFDEPSDRHIQVAEMVIEKAKRIVENGKDVVVLLDSITRLARAYNTAIPSSGRVLSGGLDSNALQRPKRFFGAARNIEEGGSLTIIGTALVETGSRMDDVIFEEFKGTGNCEIYLDRKLADRRVFPAIDLLRSGTRKEELLLSDDEKNKMWILRKWMNSMNSIEVMEELSKRLLTSKSNKDFLKQMELGV
- the prmC gene encoding peptide chain release factor N(5)-glutamine methyltransferase is translated as MQLKTTNIFSLLQSAQKFLESFNLAQAKSDAEVLLSAVLKVKRSKLPLIRNNNLSETEISLYEEYILRRSKREPAAYITGFCGFMQYEFKVNKNVLIPRAETELLVEEVLKIDGKKIVLDLCAGSGCIAVSLAKSGKFEKITAADISKNALEIAKENAIYNRAPNTEFILSDMFESLKDKKFDIIVSNPPYVSETEYKTLEPELKYEPKTALTADEDGLFFYKKIAAESAKYLNGGGLIFLELNANKAGEIKNIFQNKGFKNIEILKDYSNLSRILKAGI